The Rhodanobacteraceae bacterium genomic sequence CGCGCGGCATGGACCAAGGCGCTGTCGGCGATCGAGGTGGAGGCATCGCCGGACATCGAGAAGAGTTTCTACACCTCGATGTACCACGCACTGATCGCGCCGAATCTTGCGATGGACGTGAACGGCGAATACCGCGGACCCGACCACGCGGTGCACACGGCGAAAGGTTTCACGTTCTATTCGAGCTGGTCGTTGTGGGACGTGTATCGCGCCGAGATGCCGCTGCTGGCGTTCATCCAGCCACCGCAGCGTGTCAACGATTTCGTCAGCTCATTGGTCGCCGCGCAGCAGGCGAGCCCGTTCGACATCCTGCCGGTGTGGGCGTACCAGGGTCTCGAAACCTGGTGCATGATCGGTTACCACGCGCTGCCCGTGATCGCCAATTTCTACATGCAGGGTTTCCGCGGCTTCGACGCCGATGCCGCGTTGAAGGCGATGGTGGCGAGCGCGACGTATGCGCCGTACGGCGATCTGGGCGATTACATGAAACTCGGCTACGTGCCCCAGGATCACGAGGACGAATCGGTATCCAAGACGCTGGAATACGCGTTCGATGACTGGAGTCTCGCACGAATGGCCGAGGCGATGGGGCGCAAGGACGTCGCCGAAAAATTCTTCAAGCGCGCGCAGAACTGGCGCAACGTGTTCAATCCGAAGACCGGGTTCGCGCAGCCGCGTCTCGCCAATGGCAGGTTCGAGGAACCGTTCGATCCCGCGAAGGCGGGTGTGGGCAGCGGTTTCACCGAAGGCAACTCGTGGCAATACTCGTGGTACGAGCCGCAGGATGTCGGCGGCTTGATCCATGAACTCGGCGGCAACGCCGGACTGGTGAAGAAGCTCGACGAAGTGTTCGATGCGAAGATCAACCCGAAGGCTTTCGCGGGGCTTGAGGATGTCACCGGCCTGATCGGCTGGTACGCGCACGGTAACGAACCGAGCCATCACATCGCCTACCTGTACGACTATGCGGGCACGCCATGGAAGACGCAGCAGCGATTGGCCGAAATCATGCAGAGCCAGTACGCGCCAACGCCGACCGGACTCGCCGGCAACGACGACCTCGGCCAGATGTCGGCGTGGTACATCTTCACCGCGCTGGGCTTCTATCCGGTCGCGCCGGCCAGCAACCAGTACGTGATCGGCCGCCCGTTCGTGCGCCGCGCGGTGATGCACCTGCCGAACGGCAAGACCTTCACGATCACCGCCGACGACTTGGGCGAGGATCATCCGTATGTCGGCTCGGTCACGCTGGATGGCAAGCCGCTGACGCGCGATTACCTGACTTACGCGGAAATCACGCGCGGCGGGACGCTGCACTTCACGATGCAGGCGCAGCCGAACAAGACCTGGGCGACGCGAGCGCAGGATCAGCCGTATTCGATGACGGCGTATCCGTAGCAAGACGCCAGCGCAGTCACGACGTCATTCCGGGGCCAGCCGCAGGCTGGAACCCGGAATCGGTCATGGTTGGCCGCGCAACCGATTCCGGGTTGCCGCGCCATGAAACCGGCGCGGCCCCCGGAATGACGACGTAAGGTTTACGCTCTACCCGAGTCCCGAGAAACTCGCCGCGTCCTGCGGCTCGCCCTTCGGGCCATCGGCTGCGCCGATGTTCGCTCCGGCATCCTGCCTCCGCAGTCCGAGTCCGACTCAATCAATCCCGAGCTTCTTGAGCTTGTACCGCAGCGCGCGGAAGGTGATGCCGAGCTTCTTCGCGGCGGCGGTCTTGTTGTAGCGGGTTTCCTTGAGCGCCTTCAGGATGGTGTCGCGCTCGATGTTGCTGATGTAGTCGTCGAGGCCGACGTTGCCGTTGCCTTCGGCGGCGTCCGGCAGGGGCTCGTCGTCATCGTCGAAGGGTTCGTCGCCTTCGTCCTCGTCCTGGTCCGGCGCGGCTTCCAGCATCAGGTCGGCGGGTTCGATCACGCCGTTGTCGCACAGCGCAATCGCCCGTTCCAGCACGTTCTCGAGTTCGCGCACGTTGCCGGGGAAGTCGTAATCGGCCAGCGCCGCGAGCGCGGCTGGTTGCAGAGTGGGCACCGACACGCCGGCCTGTTCCGACAGGCGTTTCAGGATGTGTCCGGCCAGCAGCGGGATGTCGCCCTCGCGCTCGCGCAACGGCGGCACGCGCAGCTCGATCACGTTGATGCGGTAATACAGGTCCTGCCGGAACCGCCCGGCCTGGACCAGCCGCGCCAGATCCTTGTGCGTCGCCGACAGGATGCGCACGTCCACCGGCACTTCGCCGCGCCCGCCGATCGGGCGCACCGCCTTTTCCTGGATCACGCGCAGCAGCTTCACCTGCATGTGCAGCGGCAGTTCCGCGACCTCGTCGAGGAACAGCGTGCCGCCGCTGGCGACCTGGAACAGGCCTTCCTTGTCGGCGTGCGCGCCGGTGAACGAGCCCTTCTTGTGGCCGAAGAATTCGCTTTCCATCAGCTCTGACGGAATCGCGCCGCAGTTGACCGGCACGAATGATCCCGCCGCGCGCGGGCCGAGTTCGTGGATCGAGCGCGCGACCAGTTCCTTGCCGGTGCCGGATTCGCCCGAGATGTAGATCGGCGCCTGGCTGCGCGCGACCTTGGCGATGCGCGCGCGGACGTCCTTCATGACCTGCGATTCGCCAATCAGGCGGCTGGCCGGCACTTCGGCATCGCCGGTGGACGGCCCGGCCGGTGGCTGGCCGACGCGCAGCGCGGTCTGCACCAGCCGCCTCAGCATGTGGATGTCGACCGGTTTGCTGACGAAGTCGAAC encodes the following:
- a CDS encoding Type IV fimbriae expression regulatory protein PilR codes for the protein MTKQTVLVIDDERDIRELLSITLGRMDLNVDTAASVSDAKKLLGEVRYDLCFTDMRLPDGTGQELIELIAREHPETPVAMITAYGNVEAAVEALKAGAFDFVSKPVDIHMLRRLVQTALRVGQPPAGPSTGDAEVPASRLIGESQVMKDVRARIAKVARSQAPIYISGESGTGKELVARSIHELGPRAAGSFVPVNCGAIPSELMESEFFGHKKGSFTGAHADKEGLFQVASGGTLFLDEVAELPLHMQVKLLRVIQEKAVRPIGGRGEVPVDVRILSATHKDLARLVQAGRFRQDLYYRINVIELRVPPLREREGDIPLLAGHILKRLSEQAGVSVPTLQPAALAALADYDFPGNVRELENVLERAIALCDNGVIEPADLMLEAAPDQDEDEGDEPFDDDDEPLPDAAEGNGNVGLDDYISNIERDTILKALKETRYNKTAAAKKLGITFRALRYKLKKLGID
- a CDS encoding Alpha-1,2-mannosidase, with translation MSAVRASCRSGFLPILLLLAGVPAIVCAATNGAAWHEVDPMIGTGGAGHTFPGATVPFGMIQLSPDTAMPDFKHAYAWAAGYQYGDHSILGFSETHFSGSGHSDLGDVLMMPGVGKVQWDPGDPGKPGSGYRSGFSHQTEVAQPGYYAVTLATPGVRVELTAGQRVGWQRYTFPKNQDAHILLDLRPSIYDYPGKVLWARLRVRADGTVTGYRETRGWAPGRQLWFAIRFSQPMTAHQLVNRETGIVYKGFQGPALNPAGIDAIAGKQLEGAFEFGKLSKPLLVKVAISTVSADNAIANLDVDGKGWDFDARRAEARAAWTKALSAIEVEASPDIEKSFYTSMYHALIAPNLAMDVNGEYRGPDHAVHTAKGFTFYSSWSLWDVYRAEMPLLAFIQPPQRVNDFVSSLVAAQQASPFDILPVWAYQGLETWCMIGYHALPVIANFYMQGFRGFDADAALKAMVASATYAPYGDLGDYMKLGYVPQDHEDESVSKTLEYAFDDWSLARMAEAMGRKDVAEKFFKRAQNWRNVFNPKTGFAQPRLANGRFEEPFDPAKAGVGSGFTEGNSWQYSWYEPQDVGGLIHELGGNAGLVKKLDEVFDAKINPKAFAGLEDVTGLIGWYAHGNEPSHHIAYLYDYAGTPWKTQQRLAEIMQSQYAPTPTGLAGNDDLGQMSAWYIFTALGFYPVAPASNQYVIGRPFVRRAVMHLPNGKTFTITADDLGEDHPYVGSVTLDGKPLTRDYLTYAEITRGGTLHFTMQAQPNKTWATRAQDQPYSMTAYP